A window of Thiocapsa bogorovii genomic DNA:
ATCTCTTCCAGTCGGCCTTCACCGGATTCTGCCCGATGGCCCTGATCCTGAAGAAGATGGGCAAGAAGACCGGCCCCGCATTTTGACGCCGACTAAACCGCGTACGGAGCGATTCAAGTCGCTTCGTCTTTTGTCTCGGCCTCGTCGGACATTACGGCCTCGGCGCAACGCGGTTTAGGACTATACATAGTTCTTCATGACTTAAATCGCGTCTGCGCCGACTGCTCATGGACGTGAGAATCCCGCCCCAAGCTCCGAGCCCGCATATCGCAGCGGACGCGATTTAATCGGTGACCGGCTGTGCCCACAGATCGTGATCACCCGCGTCCGTGACCTCGACCTCGATAAAATCCCCCGGATCCAGCTCCCAGGCACCCGCGATGATGACCTCGCCGTCGATCTCGGGCGCGTCCGCATAGCTGCGAGCGATGACCTCGTCTTCCCCGACCTCGTCGATCAGCACGGTCAGCCGTTGGCCGACTCGCTCGGCGAGCTTCGCCCGACTGATCTCGGCTTGCACGGCCATGAAGCGCTCGACCCGCTCGTGCTTGACCGGCTCCGGGACAGGGTCCGGCAGCGCGTTGGCCGTCGCACCCTCGACCGGCGAATAGGGGAAACAACCCACGCGGTCCAGTTGGGCTGCGCGCAGGAAGTCGAGCAACTCCTCGAACTCGGCCTCGGTCTCGCCCGGAAAACCGACGATGAAGGTGCTGCGCATGACCAGCTCCGGACACTGCTCGCGCCAGCGCGAGAGCCGATCGAGCACCTTCTCGGTCGCCGCCGGACGACGCATTGCACGCAGAATCAACTCGCTGCCGTGCTGAAGAGGCATGTCGAGATAGGGCAGGATCAGCCCCTCCGCCATCAACGGGATCAGCGCGTCCACGTGCGGATAGGGATAGACGTAGTGCAGCCGGACCCAGGCCGGCAGCACGCCGAGTGCGCGCGCCAGGTTGACGGTGTCGGTCTTGAGCGGCCGGCCATTCCAGAAATCGGGCCGATAGCGCAGATCCAACCCGTAGGCACTGGTGTCTTGGGAGATGATCAAGAGCTCGCGCACCCCCGACTCCACCAGCCGCTCGGCCTCCGCGAGCACCTCGCCGATCGGGCGGCTTGTCAGATCGCCGCGCAGGCTTGGGATGATGCAGAAGCTGCACCGATGGTTGCAGCCCTCGGAGATCTTGAGATAGGCATAATGGCGCGGCGTCAGCCTCACCCCTTGCGGCGGCACCAAACTGACGAAGGGATCATGCGGCGCCGGCAGCTGCACATGAACGGCCGCCATCACCTCGTCGAGTGCGTGCGGGCCCGTGACCGCAAGGACTTCCGGATGAGCTTCGCGGATCAGCTCTGCACGCGCACCCAGGCACCCGGTCACGATGACACGACCGTTCGCGCTCAACGCCTCGCCGATCGCACCGAGCGACTCCTCGACCGCGTCGTCGATAAAGCCGCAGGTGTTGACGATGATCAGATCGGCATCCTCGTAGCTCGGCGGGATGCCGTAGCCCTCCGCACGCAGCTGCGTGAGGATCCGCTCCGAATCCACCGTCGCCTTGGGACAGCCGAGGCTGACGAATCCGATCTTGGGGGTTTGGGTCATCGACATAGGATTAACCGGGATCTACAACATCCAAAGAAAACCGACGATCTGCGAGCAGTCGCTCGGAGGACACCACGAGGGCCTTGGTCCGCACGGCCATCATCCTGGAATGAGCCAGTTGGCTGGCCGTCAGGGTGCGTCCCGCGCGGTGCCCGGCAAGGCGCAAGCCGACGCCATCGTGGTTCTACGGCACGTACTCAAGGGGTACGCCAGGGCGAAAGGGCTTGCACGACGGCAAGCGTCTGAAATGTCTCGGACGTCGCGCGATCAACAAACGGCGGCTCGGACATCTCGGGCTCCGCAAGGGACAAAACCTTCTCCCGGTGCCACGCCATGTTACGCGTCCCGTCGGCGGAAACGAAACGGAGGTCATCATCCCGCCCCTCTCGACGGGTAGACCATAGCGGGTTCCAATGAAAGTATGTATTCCTCGTCGACGGGACGAGTGTCGCCTGTCCGCGCTACCGCGGCCGTTGATCCCCAAGATATCAGCGGCTGGCATGGGTCGTCTGCCGCCATCGTTCCGAGCGGTAAGTGTCAAGGTAGTTGTCGCATCAATCATGTCATGTTCGTGTCGGCCTTCTCCTGTTCACGAGGGGGGTTTTTCCCGGGTTGAGCAAGACCGAAGCGGGCGGCGTCCAATTGCGGGTGGGTCCGGCTGGCTGCGGCGCAATCCCTCACTGGCGAGCACGGCGCCCTTGCTGCCCAACCGCAACGGACAGGCGATGACTCGCTCCAATGTCAACAAACGCTTGGAGCTCGCGGTGGCACGTGCCGCCGAGCGCTACCCCAGCCTCAACACGCGCCACATCTCACCTCACTCGGTGCGCCACTCCACCGCCATGCATATGCTGCAGTCCGGTGTCGCCTTCAGCGTGATCGCACTCTGGCTGGGGCATGAGAGCATGACGACCACGCATCGCTACGTCGAGGCCGATCTGGCGATGAAGCAAAACGCTCTGGCCCGCCTTCAGGAGCCCGCGATGGAGTCGACACGCTATCAACCGCCCGATGAGCTGATGCGCTTTCTCCTGGACCTGTAACTCTGTAGAGCCCCGATCGCGCCGACGCTCAGCAGCACCGGCATCGGCGCGACAACTCAACATAAATGCGACCTCTACATAACGGCCAGTTTCTGCCACTCAGCCAAGTCGCGTGAGCGGCAGGTCAACGCGCTTCGCGGTCACCGACGGCGCTTGGCCTGGGCGAGTGCTTACGACCGCCCCGGTCGTCGAGCCACCGCTTCCAGTTAAGCTGCGGTCGGCCCCAGGCGAAGCCTCAGGCGGATAGCCGCATGCGTCCTTGACCTGCTTTCGGTAGTCCTCGGGGAAGTTATGGAAAGGAGAGCGTCTGGGCCGATGCCCATTCAGAACCTGTCCCTCGGTCGCCTTGTACCGCGGGAGGTTGTTGATCTCCCGGAACGCGTCCTTGAGCTGGATGACGGCATCCTTCTTGTGCGCGCGAACGTGGTCGGCGGAGTAGATGTCGGCGAAGCGCTGGCCCTTGGCCGCGCCACCGGTGAGCGCGTAGCCGGGGCTCTTCTCCAGGTGGACCTTGAGGAACAGGAGCTTGCCCAGCTCGTCGATGGCGGCGTTGGTGGGTTTGACGCCCCCACGGGAGTAGATGGCCTCGTGTAGTTGGTCGAACTTGCGCTGGATGGCCCGGAAGTCGCCGCGGTGATACTCGGCCGAGACCTCTTGCACCATGCGCGTGCGGGTCTCGGAGATCGGCCGGGCGACGGTCTTCCAGTCATCTCGGGCCGGCAGGGCTGAGATCTGGGCGTCCTTCTCGACGTCGAAGATGAAGTCGTTCTCGCCATCCCAGAGCCAGACGAAACGGAAGGGCTTGCCCTCGGCGGCACCGAGTCCGGCCTTGAACTTGGCATCGTCCTGCACCGACGCCTTCGAGGCATCGCCGGGCTCACCACTTGCAAACAGGATGACGGGCTCGTCATCGTCCAACCCAACCAGCTCCGCGGTCTCCGCCATAGAGCCGTCGCCGAGGGGATCAAACAGGGCGAAGCTGGCCTCGATCTGCTGATAGCCGAGCTGTTCGAGCTTCTCGCGCGCGCCATCGCGCAGTGCGTCTGGATTGGTTTTTTTATTGGCCATTGAGGTCCTCTCGTCAGCGACGTCGGTTGAAAATGTTGGTGCCGACGACGACGTATTGCGCCGCCAGGAGCTCGCGGACTTGGTGCTCCGCCAGACCGGTGTCGCTCGCTACGCCTCGAACCGCACTGGCAAAGGGAACACCGCGGCGACCGACGAAATACTTCTCAGCCGACTCCCGAACGCGGCGCTCATCGCTGATCGCGCTGCCGCGCGCGGCCGACTTGTCGGTACCCGTTCGCTCCAGGGTCGGGTCGAGGCGCATCAGCAGCAGCGCGCGTTCGGTGCCTCCGCTCTGAGCGAGTTCCGGCAATGCCTCGGCGACGCGTTCTGCAGTGGCCGGGGTTTGCCAGTCTTTCAATCACCCGATCCGAGAAAGTCGGAGACGCGGCGGTAGCGGAGCATCGTGGCTGGGCCACGATGTCGATCAGGTCAGCCGGAGTGGAGTCTCACCGTCTTCAGAAAGAAGATATGTGGGCACGGAGTGCAGGAGTTAGTTTCGGTGACCTCGATCCGGTGGCCCGCCGGCCATAGGCACAGCAGGGGCACGCCCTGGGCACATGGCCCAAAACAGCATCTGTAGGTCAGTGTGCCCGGGATGTGGGCAGGAATCAGAGACGTAGCCGCGAAGTTTGACTTCAGGTTTCTGATGACAGGAATCGATCGGCGTAGGCCGGTCGCGTTCCGAAGCGGTAAATATTTGAAAAAGATTTGATTTGGCGCGCCCGACAGGATTCGAACCTGTGACCCCAGCCTTCGGAGGGCTGTACTCTATCCATCTGAGCTACGGGCGCTTTTTGCGGTTTCGCTATCCGGGGTGTCGCCGCTCGGTTCGATACCAGCGCAATCTCGATTCGCGAAGACCGTAAAATATACTGCGATTCGCCTCGGGCGTCCATGGGCTCTTGCACCGATGCTCAGCAGCAAAAGCGCCGGCCTGCATTCGGTCGGCCGCTCGGGGTACAGTGCTCAGTCAACGTCGAGGATTCCCTTCAGTGCATGCAGATGGCTCAAGCCTCGGGCTTTGCGGTTCTCGGGGGTCTCGTCGCGCGCATTGTCCCAGCGTAACTGATCCCGCGGCAGCTCGGAGAGGAAGCGGCTGGGCTCGCTGGTCACCCACTCGCCGTAGCGTTTACGCCGCCGCGTGAGTGTGAAGGTGAGTGTGCGTTGCGCACGGGTGATGCCGACATAGGCAAGCCGGCGTTCCTCCTCGATGGTCTCCTCCTCGATGCTGGTGCGGTGTGGAAGCAGCTCCTCTTCCATGCCGACCAGGAAGACGTGCGGGAATTCCAGGCCCTTGGCGGCGTGCAGGGTCATGAGGCCGACCCGGTCGCCGCCTTCGTCCTCGTCTTGACGTTCCATGACGTCCATCAGGGTGAGATGGGTCGCCATCTCGGCGAGTGTCTTCTCTTGCAGCTCGCCCTTTTTGAGTGCGCCGAGCCAGTCGAGCAGATCGGTGATGTTGGCGTAACGGCGGTCGGCGACGGCCTGGCTCGAGGCGTTCTCGCGCAGCCAGGAGGCGTAGTCGATCGTCTCGACCAGCGTGCGCATGGTCCCGACGGGGTCGCTTGCGCCGCGTCGGGCATGCTCGGAGACCAGTACGCTGAAGGCGTGGAGACGCTCGCGTTGGCGCTCGTTCAGGTGTTCGCCGAGACCGAGCTCGCCGCAGGCTTCGAGCAGATGGATGCCGCGCTCGCGGGCATAGTTGGCGAGCTTCTCCAGGGTCGTCGGGCCAATCTCGCGCCGCGGGGTGTTGACGATGCGCAGGAAGGCGGCATCGTCCTGCGGATTGGCGATCAGGCGCAGATAGGCCATCAGGTCCTTGACCTCGGCACGGGCGAAGAAGGACGTCCCGCCGCTCAGGACGTAGGGCACGTTGTGCTCGCGCAGGGCCTTCTCGAAGGTACGCGCCTGATGGTTGCCGCGATAGAGGATGGCAATGTCGCCGAACTCGGCCCCTTCGGCGAACTTGAGATGTAGGATCTCGGAGACGACCTGCTCGGCCTCGTGGACCTCGTCCTTGCAGTGCAGCACTCGCGGCGGCTCGCCCGGACCGTGCTCGCTCCAGAGCCGTTTCTCGAAGACATGCGGGTTGTTCGCGATCAGGGTGTTGGCGAGTCCGAGGATGGTCGCGCTGGAGCGGTAGTTCTGTTGCAGCATGATGACCTTCAGATGCGGATAGTCGGTCTGCAGCCGGGCCAGGTTCTCGGGCCGTGCACCGCGCCAGGCGTAGATGGATTGGTCGTCGTCGCCGACCACGGTGAAGGCCGCCCGCGGGCCGACGAGCCGACGAACCAGATCGTATTGCGCCCCGTTGGTGTCCTGGTATTCGTCGACCAGCAGGTAGCGGATTCTGCCTTGCCAGGTCTCGCGCAGCTCCGGGTGCTCGGCGAGCATCCGGGCCGGACCAAGAATGAGGTCGTCGAAGTCGACCGCGTTGTAGGCACGCAGGCTGCGTTCGTAATCGGCATAGAGCGCGGCGAGCCGGGCCTCGAAGTCGTCCTCGGCGTGGCTGGCGGCCTGGCTCGGGTCGATCAGGTCGTTCTTCCAACGGGAAATGCGATGTTGGATCGCCGCCGGGCTGAAGGCGTCGCCGCCCTTGGTATGGCGCAGGTGCTCTTTGATCAGGGCCTCGGCGTCCTGCGCGTCAAGGAGCGAGAACCGGGGGCGCAAGCCCGCGCGCTCGGGGTGTCGACGCAGCATGTCGAGGCCCAGCGTATGAAAGGTCGAGATGGTCAGACCACGCGTCTCGGCGCCCTTGATCCTGCTGCCGACCCGCTCGCGCATCTCGCGCGCGGCCTTGTTGGTGAAGGTCAGTGCGCAGATGTGGCGGGGCGAGATCCCGCCCGGGCCGATCAGGTGGGCGATCTTGCGGGTGATCACACGGGTCTTGCCGGATCCGGCACCGGCCAGGACCAGGAGCGGCCCGGCGGTGTAGTGCACGGCCTCGAGTTGTCTGGGGTTGAGTCCGCTCATGCGGGATCCTTTCGGGTGCGGGCGATCCGGTGCCCGCATCGCGCAAGGCCGCCTCGGGTTCGGGCCGACAAAGATACCCTATCGGCATCGGTCTAGCGCACCTGCGGATGAGGCAATCCGGGTGCGTTCGTACTACCATGCAAGTCTTTCAATCGACGGTGAGATGGTGGCCCCGTGACGAAGACGATCCTGCTGACGATCCCGCTGATGCTTTGCCTCGGGATGGCGTACGCGCAAGAGGAGCCACCGGCAGCGGCCGGCGGTGG
This region includes:
- a CDS encoding tyrosine-type recombinase/integrase encodes the protein MSCSCRPSPVHEGGFSRVEQDRSGRRPIAGGSGWLRRNPSLASTAPLLPNRNGQAMTRSNVNKRLELAVARAAERYPSLNTRHISPHSVRHSTAMHMLQSGVAFSVIALWLGHESMTTTHRYVEADLAMKQNALARLQEPAMESTRYQPPDELMRFLLDL
- the rimO gene encoding 30S ribosomal protein S12 methylthiotransferase RimO, producing the protein MSMTQTPKIGFVSLGCPKATVDSERILTQLRAEGYGIPPSYEDADLIIVNTCGFIDDAVEESLGAIGEALSANGRVIVTGCLGARAELIREAHPEVLAVTGPHALDEVMAAVHVQLPAPHDPFVSLVPPQGVRLTPRHYAYLKISEGCNHRCSFCIIPSLRGDLTSRPIGEVLAEAERLVESGVRELLIISQDTSAYGLDLRYRPDFWNGRPLKTDTVNLARALGVLPAWVRLHYVYPYPHVDALIPLMAEGLILPYLDMPLQHGSELILRAMRRPAATEKVLDRLSRWREQCPELVMRSTFIVGFPGETEAEFEELLDFLRAAQLDRVGCFPYSPVEGATANALPDPVPEPVKHERVERFMAVQAEISRAKLAERVGQRLTVLIDEVGEDEVIARSYADAPEIDGEVIIAGAWELDPGDFIEVEVTDAGDHDLWAQPVTD
- a CDS encoding UvrD-helicase domain-containing protein → MSGLNPRQLEAVHYTAGPLLVLAGAGSGKTRVITRKIAHLIGPGGISPRHICALTFTNKAAREMRERVGSRIKGAETRGLTISTFHTLGLDMLRRHPERAGLRPRFSLLDAQDAEALIKEHLRHTKGGDAFSPAAIQHRISRWKNDLIDPSQAASHAEDDFEARLAALYADYERSLRAYNAVDFDDLILGPARMLAEHPELRETWQGRIRYLLVDEYQDTNGAQYDLVRRLVGPRAAFTVVGDDDQSIYAWRGARPENLARLQTDYPHLKVIMLQQNYRSSATILGLANTLIANNPHVFEKRLWSEHGPGEPPRVLHCKDEVHEAEQVVSEILHLKFAEGAEFGDIAILYRGNHQARTFEKALREHNVPYVLSGGTSFFARAEVKDLMAYLRLIANPQDDAAFLRIVNTPRREIGPTTLEKLANYARERGIHLLEACGELGLGEHLNERQRERLHAFSVLVSEHARRGASDPVGTMRTLVETIDYASWLRENASSQAVADRRYANITDLLDWLGALKKGELQEKTLAEMATHLTLMDVMERQDEDEGGDRVGLMTLHAAKGLEFPHVFLVGMEEELLPHRTSIEEETIEEERRLAYVGITRAQRTLTFTLTRRRKRYGEWVTSEPSRFLSELPRDQLRWDNARDETPENRKARGLSHLHALKGILDVD